In a genomic window of Rhododendron vialii isolate Sample 1 chromosome 12a, ASM3025357v1:
- the LOC131309780 gene encoding cytochrome P450 734A1-like, which produces MEESYICWFWLIISYTLVFFLFKVLVYLWWRPRGIQLHFFNQGIKGPQYHFLLGNTKEIVGLMSKASSNPMPLSHNILPRVLSFYHHWKKIYGGTFLVWFGPTARLTISDPVLIREVLNQKSDLFEKTDPPPHVRKLEGDGLLTLKGEKWVHHRKIIAPAFYQQNLKLLIPIMGKSTEKMLEKWLEMSNSAGTVEIEVSKWFQTLTEEIITHTAFGSCSYEDGKSIFELQAQQMLLSIDSYSKVLIPGFRFFPSRKNRVSWRLDKEIKKSLKKLITKRINKAHNNNNSPMSDECPKDLLETMIKASMMREEANRGGLNSTKCSLECASTTITVDDIVEECKTMFFAGKHTTSALLTWSTILLAMHPHWQELAREEVLTACGARDVPTRDDVANLKTLGMILNESLRLYPPVVAILRRAKFDVDLGGCTIPCGTELLLPILPVHHDQSLWGHDATEFNPARFAGGVAHAAKHPAAFMPFGLGGRRCVGQNLAILQAKLAIAMILQRFSFDLAPSYQHAPTVVMLLNPQHGAPIMFRKL; this is translated from the exons ATGGAGGAGTCGTACATTTGCTGGTTTTGGCTCATTATTTCATACACACTAGTGTTCTTTTTGTTCAAAGTCTTGGTTTATCTTTGGTGGAGGCCAAGGGGGATCCAACTACACTTCTTTAACCAAGGAATCAAAGGGCCCCAATACCATTTCTTGCTAGGCAACACAAAAGAGATTGTGGGCTTGATGTCCAAGGCTTCTTCCAACCCCATGCCTCTCTCTCACAACATTCTCCCTAGGGTCCTCTCCTTCTATCACCATTGGAAGAAAATCTATG GTGGAACCTTTCTTGTGTGGTTCGGACCGACGGCTCGACTAACCATATCTGATCCAGTTCTCATCAGAGAGGTTTTAAACCAGAAATCAGACTTGTTTGAGAAAACTGATCCACCTCCACATGTTAGAAAGCTTGAAGGTGATGGTTTGTTGACTCTCAAAGGAGAGAAATGGGTTCACCACAGAAAGATCATTGCACCagcattttaccaacaaaatctcaaa CTTCTGATACCGATAATGGGAAAGAGCACTGAGAAGATGCTGGAGAAGTGGCTGGAAATGTCGAATTCTGCAGGGACGGTGGAAATTGAAGTCTCCAAGTGGTTCCAAACTTTGACGGAGGAGATTATCACACACACTGCCTTTGGAAGCTGCAGCTATGAAGATGGAAAATCGATCTTCGAGTTACAAGCACAACAAATGCTTCTGTCCATCGATTCTTATAGCAAGGTTCTTATCCCAGGATTCAG GTTCTTCCCCTCTAGAAAGAATAGAGTTTCTTGGAGATTGGataaagaaatcaagaaatCCTTGAAGAAGCTCATTACCAAGAGGATAAACAAAgctcacaacaacaacaatagtcCGATGTCCGATGAATGTCCAAAAGATTTGTTGGAAACGATGATCAAAGCGAGCATGATGAGAGAAGAAGCGAATCGAGGGGGTTTGAATAGTACGAAATGTTCGTTGGAATGCGCGTCGACGACGATCACGGTGGACGATATCGTGGAAGAATGCAAGACCATGTTCTTCGCCGGGAAACACACGACCTCGGCCTTGCTAACGTGGTCCACCATCCTGCTCGCCATGCACCCTCACTGGCAGGAGCTGGCACGTGAGGAGGTCCTCACGGCGTGCGGGGCACGTGATGTGCCCACAAGAGATGATGTTGCCAATCTCAAGACG TTGGGCATGATCCTGAACGAGTCACTCAGATTATACCCTCCCGTGGTTGCAATCCTAAGACGGGCAAAATTTGACGTGGACTTGGGCGGCTGTACGATTCCCTGCGGGACCGAGCTCCTCCTACCAATCTTGCCCGTCCATCACGATCAATCACTGTGGGGCCACGACGCGACTGAATTCAACCCCGCCCGGTTCGCCGGTGGCGTGGCCCACGCGGCGAAGCATCCGGCAGCGTTCATGCCGTTCGGGCTCGGTGGCCGAAGGTGCGTGGGCCAGAACTTGGCGATTTTGCAGGCGAAACTAGCAATTGCTATGATATTGCAGCGTTTCTCGTTCGATCTTGCTCCTAGCTATCAGCATGCACCCACGGTCGTGATGCTCCTAAATCCACAGCATGGCGCACCAATCATGTTTCGCAAATTGTAG
- the LOC131309781 gene encoding GTP-binding nuclear protein Ran1A-like: MALLNQPTVDYPSFKLVIVGDGGTGKTTFVKRHLTGEFEKKYEPTIGVEVHPLDFFTNCGKIRFYCWDTAGQEKFGGLRDGYYIHGQCAIIMFDVTARLTYKNVPTWHRDLCRVCENIPIVLCGNKVDVKNRQVKAKQVTFHRKKNLQYYEISAKSNYNFEKPFLYLARKIAGDPNLHFVESPALLPPEVQIDMAAQQLHEEELNKAAAQPLPDDDDDAFD, encoded by the exons ATg GCGCTGCTAAATCAACCAACTGTGGATTATCCAAGCTTCAAGCTTGTGATCGTCGGCGATGGTGGCACTG GTAAAACGACGTTCGTAAAACGCCATCTTACCGGAGAGTTTGAGAAGAAATACGAGC CAACAATTGGGGTTGAGGTTCATCCATTGGATTTCTTTACGAACTGTGGGAAGATAAGGTTTTATTGCTGGGATACTGCCGGACAAGAGAAGTTTGGTGGACTCAGAGATGGCTATTA CATTCATGGTCAATGTGCCATCATAATGTTTGATGTCACTGCACGGTTGACCTACAAGAATGTTCCCACATGGCATCGGGATCTCTGCAG GGTGTGTGAGAACATCCCCATTGTTCTGTGTGGCAACAAGGTTGACGTCAAGAATAGGCAGGTCAAAGCAAAGCAGGTCACATTCCATAGAAAGAAGAATCTTCAGTACTATGAGATTTCTGCAAAGAGCAACTACAACTTCGAGAAACCCTTCCTCTATCTTGCTAGAAAGATTGCTGG GGATCCTAATCTTCACTTTGTTGAGTCTCCTGCTCTTCTTCCTCCCGAAGTTCAGATTGACATGGCTGCACAACAACT GCATGAagaagaattaaataaagctgCTGCTCAACCTCTTCCCGACGATGATGATGACGCATTTGACTAG
- the LOC131309684 gene encoding protein DUF642 L-GALACTONO-1,4-LACTONE-RESPONSIVE GENE 1-like, with the protein MTCNLLRNGNFETGPYISPNTSWGVLVPSNIEDAHCPLIGWSVISLKAVKYIDYAHYFMPVGNRAVQLMAGRESIIVQTPDRQDHARQGLRPDLLRLGMLAIPARSLSSSYYHMKSNHSGPLCGPVVDDVKLVVVNAPPKRIAQHKHA; encoded by the exons ATGACGT GCAACCTGTTGAGGAATGGAAACTTTGAAACTGGTCCGTACATATCCCCCAACACATCCTGGGGTGTCCTAGTCCCCTCCAACATAGAGGACGCCCACTGCCCTCTCATAGGTTGGAGCGTCATTTCCCTAAAAGCCGTCAAATACATCGATTACGCCCACTATTTCATGCCCGTAGGCAACCGAGCCGTACAATTGATGGCCGGACGAGAGAGCATTATTGTCCAGACTCCAGATCGTCAGGACCACGCCCGGCAAGGTCTACGACCTGACCTTTTGCGGTTGGGGATGCTTGCAATTCCTGCGAGGAGTCTTTCAAG CTCGTATTATCACATGAAGAGCAATCACTCGGGGCCCCTTTGCGGTCCGGTAGTTGATGATGTGAAGTTGGTGGTTGTTAACGCTCCGCCGAAACGCATAGCGCAACATAAACATGCTTGA